From Etheostoma cragini isolate CJK2018 chromosome 10, CSU_Ecrag_1.0, whole genome shotgun sequence, the proteins below share one genomic window:
- the lbx2 gene encoding transcription factor LBX2 isoform X1, which produces MTSSKDMKAVSVLQSSGEERRRAPLDQLPPPANSNKPLTPFSIEDILNKPSVKKSVASICPPRVLEKVTGSNSARNGITTPSSPLCALEELASKTFKGLEVSVIQAAEGKDCREHVNAFGQRQTSKKRRKSRTAFTNHQIYELEKRFLYQKYLSPADRDQIAQQLGLSNAQVITWFQNRRAKLKRDLEEMKADVESLKKINPQTLQKLVSMDSIEESQGGGPDARSPSVSPTSQGHRAFPQSPSSSRDQTTDEFSEDDEEIEVDD; this is translated from the exons ATGACCTCCAGTAAAGACATGAAGGCAGTCTCAGTGTTACAGTCAAGCGGCGAGGAGAGGAGACGGGCTCCCTTGGACCAGCTGCCACCACCGGCCAACTCCAACAAGCCTTTGACGCCGTTCAGCATTGAGGATATCCTTAACAAACCCTCGGTAAAGAAGTCAGTGGCCAGTATCTGTCCGCCGAGAGTGCTGGAAAAAGTCACGGGCTCTAACTCTGCGAGGAACGGGATCACCACTCCCTCCTCGCCGCTGTGCGCACTGGAAGAGCTCGCCAGCAAAACGTTTAAGGGTCTAGAAGTCAGCGTTATCCAGGCAGCAGAAGGTAAAGACT GTCGTGAGCATGTCAACGCTTTCGGACAGAGGCAGACGtcgaaaaagaggagaaagtcGCGGACAGCCTTCACGAACCACCAGATTTACGAGCTGGAGAAGAGGTTTTTGTACCAGAAGTACCTTTCTCCGGCCGACCGCGACCAGATCGCGCAGCAGCTGGGGCTCTCCAACGCGCAGGTGATCACCTGGTTTCAGAACCGCAGGGCCAAACTCAAGCGGGACCTGGAGGAGATGAAAGCGGACGTGGAGTCGCTAAAGAAAATCAACCCACAGACCCTGCAAAAGCTCGTCAGCATGGACAGCATAGAGGAGTCGCAGGGTGGGGGCCCCGATGCCAGGTCGCCCAGTGTCTCCCCCACCTCGCAAGGACACCGGGCCTTCCCACAGTCCCCCTCCTCATCCAGAGACCAAACCACGGATGAATTCTCGGAGGACGACGAGGAAATCGAGGTGGACGATTGA
- the lbx2 gene encoding transcription factor LBX2 isoform X2 — protein sequence MTSSKDMKAVSVLQSSGEERRRAPLDQLPPPANSNKPLTPFSIEDILNKPSVKKSVASICPPRVLEKVTGSNSARNGITTPSSPLCALEELASKTFKGLEVSVIQAAEGREHVNAFGQRQTSKKRRKSRTAFTNHQIYELEKRFLYQKYLSPADRDQIAQQLGLSNAQVITWFQNRRAKLKRDLEEMKADVESLKKINPQTLQKLVSMDSIEESQGGGPDARSPSVSPTSQGHRAFPQSPSSSRDQTTDEFSEDDEEIEVDD from the exons ATGACCTCCAGTAAAGACATGAAGGCAGTCTCAGTGTTACAGTCAAGCGGCGAGGAGAGGAGACGGGCTCCCTTGGACCAGCTGCCACCACCGGCCAACTCCAACAAGCCTTTGACGCCGTTCAGCATTGAGGATATCCTTAACAAACCCTCGGTAAAGAAGTCAGTGGCCAGTATCTGTCCGCCGAGAGTGCTGGAAAAAGTCACGGGCTCTAACTCTGCGAGGAACGGGATCACCACTCCCTCCTCGCCGCTGTGCGCACTGGAAGAGCTCGCCAGCAAAACGTTTAAGGGTCTAGAAGTCAGCGTTATCCAGGCAGCAGAAG GTCGTGAGCATGTCAACGCTTTCGGACAGAGGCAGACGtcgaaaaagaggagaaagtcGCGGACAGCCTTCACGAACCACCAGATTTACGAGCTGGAGAAGAGGTTTTTGTACCAGAAGTACCTTTCTCCGGCCGACCGCGACCAGATCGCGCAGCAGCTGGGGCTCTCCAACGCGCAGGTGATCACCTGGTTTCAGAACCGCAGGGCCAAACTCAAGCGGGACCTGGAGGAGATGAAAGCGGACGTGGAGTCGCTAAAGAAAATCAACCCACAGACCCTGCAAAAGCTCGTCAGCATGGACAGCATAGAGGAGTCGCAGGGTGGGGGCCCCGATGCCAGGTCGCCCAGTGTCTCCCCCACCTCGCAAGGACACCGGGCCTTCCCACAGTCCCCCTCCTCATCCAGAGACCAAACCACGGATGAATTCTCGGAGGACGACGAGGAAATCGAGGTGGACGATTGA
- the pcgf1 gene encoding polycomb group RING finger protein 1 isoform X3, whose protein sequence is MAEQGPMAIAMRLRNQLQSVYKLDPLRNEEVKLKIKDLNEHIVCYLCAGYFIDATTITECLHTFCKSCIVKYLQTSKYCPMCNIKIHETQPLLNLKLDRVMQDIVYKLVPGLQESEDKRIKEFYQSRGLERVIQPTGDDAVPDAAGLPYTSFDHSKAHFYRYDEQVSLCLERLSSSLAGKDKTKLTLQQKFVRCSVRAEVRHLRKVLCHRLNVEKHQVQMLFNNESLPDHMTMKRLWLSHWFGKAQPLVLHYTIKDKRTR, encoded by the exons ATGGCGGAGCAAGGTCCAATGGCTATAGCGATGCGGCTACGAAATCAGCTACAGTCCGTCTACAAACTGGACCCACTAAGAAACGAG GAGGTGAAGTTGAAGATCAAGGACCTGAACGAACACATTGTCTGCTACCTTTGTGCGGGTTACTTCATTGATGCCACAACTATTACAGAGTGTTTGCACACAT TCTGTAAAAGTTGTATCGTGAAATACCTGCAAACGAGCAAATATTGTCCAATGTGCAACATCAAAATCCATGAAACCCAGCCTTTACTCAACCTCAAACTAGATCGGGTGATGCAGGACATTGTCTACAAACTGGTGCCTGGGCTACAAGAAA GTGAAGACAAAAGAATAAAGGAATTTTATCAGTCACGGGGGTTAGAGAGAGTCATCCAACCCACTGGAGATG ATGCTGTACCCGATGCTGCAGGTTTACCGTACACAAGCTTCGACCATTCAAAAGCCCACTTCTACAGATATGATGAGCAGGTTTCGCTGTGTTTAGAAAGGCTAAG TTCATCGCTTGCTggaaaagataaaacaaaacttACTCTCCAG CAGAAGTTTGTTCGCTGTTCTGTCCGAGCAGAGGTGAGACACCTACGGAAAGTGCTTTGTCATCGACTAAACGTGGAAAAACACCAG GTCCAGATGTTGTTCAATAACGAGTCTCTGCCCGATCATATGACCATGAAACGATTATGGCTCTCACACTGGTTTGGCAAG GCCCAACCATTAGTCCTGCACTACACCATCAAGGACAAAAGGACCAGATAG
- the pcgf1 gene encoding polycomb group RING finger protein 1 isoform X1, with protein MAEQGPMAIAMRLRNQLQSVYKLDPLRNEEEVKLKIKDLNEHIVCYLCAGYFIDATTITECLHTFCKSCIVKYLQTSKYCPMCNIKIHETQPLLNLKLDRVMQDIVYKLVPGLQESEDKRIKEFYQSRGLERVIQPTGDDAVPDAAGLPYTSFDHSKAHFYRYDEQVSLCLERLSSSLAGKDKTKLTLQQKFVRCSVRAEVRHLRKVLCHRLNVEKHQVQMLFNNESLPDHMTMKRLWLSHWFGKAQPLVLHYTIKDKRTR; from the exons ATGGCGGAGCAAGGTCCAATGGCTATAGCGATGCGGCTACGAAATCAGCTACAGTCCGTCTACAAACTGGACCCACTAAGAAACGAG GAGGAGGTGAAGTTGAAGATCAAGGACCTGAACGAACACATTGTCTGCTACCTTTGTGCGGGTTACTTCATTGATGCCACAACTATTACAGAGTGTTTGCACACAT TCTGTAAAAGTTGTATCGTGAAATACCTGCAAACGAGCAAATATTGTCCAATGTGCAACATCAAAATCCATGAAACCCAGCCTTTACTCAACCTCAAACTAGATCGGGTGATGCAGGACATTGTCTACAAACTGGTGCCTGGGCTACAAGAAA GTGAAGACAAAAGAATAAAGGAATTTTATCAGTCACGGGGGTTAGAGAGAGTCATCCAACCCACTGGAGATG ATGCTGTACCCGATGCTGCAGGTTTACCGTACACAAGCTTCGACCATTCAAAAGCCCACTTCTACAGATATGATGAGCAGGTTTCGCTGTGTTTAGAAAGGCTAAG TTCATCGCTTGCTggaaaagataaaacaaaacttACTCTCCAG CAGAAGTTTGTTCGCTGTTCTGTCCGAGCAGAGGTGAGACACCTACGGAAAGTGCTTTGTCATCGACTAAACGTGGAAAAACACCAG GTCCAGATGTTGTTCAATAACGAGTCTCTGCCCGATCATATGACCATGAAACGATTATGGCTCTCACACTGGTTTGGCAAG GCCCAACCATTAGTCCTGCACTACACCATCAAGGACAAAAGGACCAGATAG
- the pcgf1 gene encoding polycomb group RING finger protein 1 isoform X2 — protein MAEQGPMAIAMRLRNQLQSVYKLDPLRNEEEVKLKIKDLNEHIVCYLCAGYFIDATTITECLHTFCKSCIVKYLQTSKYCPMCNIKIHETQPLLNLKLDRVMQDIVYKLVPGLQESEDKRIKEFYQSRGLERVIQPTGDDAVPDAAGLPYTSFDHSKAHFYRYDEQVSLCLERLSSSLAGKDKTKLTLQKFVRCSVRAEVRHLRKVLCHRLNVEKHQVQMLFNNESLPDHMTMKRLWLSHWFGKAQPLVLHYTIKDKRTR, from the exons ATGGCGGAGCAAGGTCCAATGGCTATAGCGATGCGGCTACGAAATCAGCTACAGTCCGTCTACAAACTGGACCCACTAAGAAACGAG GAGGAGGTGAAGTTGAAGATCAAGGACCTGAACGAACACATTGTCTGCTACCTTTGTGCGGGTTACTTCATTGATGCCACAACTATTACAGAGTGTTTGCACACAT TCTGTAAAAGTTGTATCGTGAAATACCTGCAAACGAGCAAATATTGTCCAATGTGCAACATCAAAATCCATGAAACCCAGCCTTTACTCAACCTCAAACTAGATCGGGTGATGCAGGACATTGTCTACAAACTGGTGCCTGGGCTACAAGAAA GTGAAGACAAAAGAATAAAGGAATTTTATCAGTCACGGGGGTTAGAGAGAGTCATCCAACCCACTGGAGATG ATGCTGTACCCGATGCTGCAGGTTTACCGTACACAAGCTTCGACCATTCAAAAGCCCACTTCTACAGATATGATGAGCAGGTTTCGCTGTGTTTAGAAAGGCTAAG TTCATCGCTTGCTggaaaagataaaacaaaacttACTCTCCAG AAGTTTGTTCGCTGTTCTGTCCGAGCAGAGGTGAGACACCTACGGAAAGTGCTTTGTCATCGACTAAACGTGGAAAAACACCAG GTCCAGATGTTGTTCAATAACGAGTCTCTGCCCGATCATATGACCATGAAACGATTATGGCTCTCACACTGGTTTGGCAAG GCCCAACCATTAGTCCTGCACTACACCATCAAGGACAAAAGGACCAGATAG